Proteins encoded by one window of Aspergillus puulaauensis MK2 DNA, chromosome 4, nearly complete sequence:
- a CDS encoding uncharacterized protein (COG:S;~EggNog:ENOG410PWP0;~SECRETED:SignalP(1-19);~TransMembrane:1 (n3-14c19/20o340-361i)), protein MFLPLWLLLAAASLPHVSARVCTPEGAFFDISTQEALDSFTNNCTAANSTLRFGTNYTDSLVLPNITNVTGDIEITASDRLESIEIPDVEHLSGLWISEALNLARISLPKVRYIENVYLNTSAASPVLELPLLERVDSLLLYGNWSSMAFDALHTVNDTLFVCQDEQCDPDTAPERSMDISFPALKQINGRAEFGGNIANLSLPELVTTASHMNIYHLGPILNPSLPKLDTVENLDFQGNISTIELPSIQKLDMFQCYTDEPLSLNLPAETAQYIYIDVPSIKSLSFPNLTNSSAVSIRSDEAYDCDKLHKSIRVDVQHDIIFYCDVPSSSGLSTGAKTGIGVGVGIAGLGLIGLAVVFWLRRRAKKKERGSHAEEQKMAAMGAGSGSDDSGKSLRSL, encoded by the exons ATGTTTTTACCCCTCtggttgctgctggcggctGCGTCTCTACCCC ATGTCAGCGCCCGGGTCTGTACTCCCGAAGGAGCATTCTTCGATATATCAACCCAAGAAGCCCTCGACTCTTTCACCAACAACTGCACAGCCGCCAACAGCACCCTACGCTTCGGCACAAACTACACAGATTCTCTCGTCCTGCCCAACATCACCAATGTAACAGGCGATATCGAAATCACCGCCAGCGATAGACTGGAATCTATCGAAATTCCCGATGTCGAACACCTATCCGGTCTATGGATTAGCGAAGCGCTGAACCTGGCCCGGATATCGCTGCCGAAAGTGCGATATATCGAGAACGTGTATCTGAATACATCTGCTGCCAGTCCGGTTCTTGAGTTACCGTTGCTTGAGCGTGTGGACTCGCTGTTGCTTTATGGCAACTGGTCGAg TATGGCCTTTGATGCATTGCATACGGTCAACGATACCCTCTTCGTGTGTCAGGATGAGCAGTGTGATCCGGATACAGCTCCGGAGAGGTCAATGGACATTTCCTTCCCTGCATTAAAGCAGATAAATGGGAGAGCTGAGTTTGGTGGGAATATTGCTAA TCTTTCGCTCCCTGAGCTTGTTACTACGGCTTCCCATATGAATATCTACCACTTGGGCCCGATCCTCAATCCAAGTCTTCCAAAGCTGGACACGGTTGAGAATCTTGATTTCCAGGGTAATATCTCTAC AATCGAGCTGCCCTCGATACAGAAACTCGACATGTTCCAGTGCTATACAGACGAGCCGCTCTCGCTGAATCTCCCCGCCGAAACCGCCCAATACATCTACATCGACGTGCCCAGTATCAAAAG CCTTTCCTTCCCAAACCTaaccaactcctccgccgtcTCCATACGCAGCGATGAAGCCTACGACTGCGATAAACTCCACAAAAGCATCAGGGTGGACGTACAACACGATATCATCTTCTACTGCGACGTCCCTAGCTCCAGTGGTCTAAGTACCGGTGCTAAAACCGGGATaggggttggtgttgggatAGCGGGACTGGGGCTTATAGGGCTCGCTGTGGTCTTTTGGTTGAGACggcgggcgaagaagaaggagaggggaTCGCACGCCGAGGAACAGAAGATGGCTGCGATGGGGGCTGGGTCTGGGAGTGATGATTCTGGGAAAAGCCTGCGTTCATTATAA
- a CDS encoding uncharacterized protein (COG:G,M;~EggNog:ENOG410PNM0;~InterPro:IPR036291,IPR008030;~PFAM:PF13460,PF05368) yields the protein MSEILVITCPGGRQTSQLIPLLYNNPRFKLRLAAHTPTSTSHLQTTYPNAQVQQCDTTSLPDCLTLLTGATAVYHVGPSLHSHEAEIGLNMIDAAVAESQKPDSLFKHFVYSSVLGTQHRNLMQHDLKSRVEERLLLSPLNYTILQPTNFMDVYPVATIAALHDDEVEYQWNLFNPHIANSVIALKDLAEAAARVLLEREAHYLAQYPLCSTLPISNVDVIKIIARRLGKKITVPTPSIEEGVDKALDLLYGGKQNGVYSGEQVDGDLRWPAAQGDLRPDITRDEAERLVLFYSRRGLKGSPNVLRWLLGREPTSVEAWIEGELNGNAE from the coding sequence ATGAGCGAAATCCTCGTAATAACCTGTCCAGGCGGCAGACAAACCTCCCAACTAATCCCCCTCCTCTACAACAACCCCCGTTTCAAACTCCGCCTCGCAGCACACACTCCCACATCCACCTCCCACCTGCAAACAACATACCCAAACGCCCAAGTCCAACAATGCGACACCACCTCTCTACCCGACTGTCTCACTCTCCTCACAGGCGCAACAGCAGTCTACCACGTCGGCCCCTCCCTACACTCGCACGAAGCCGAAATCGGCCTCAACATGATTGACGCCGCCGTAGCCGAGTCCCAAAAGCCAGATTCCTTATTCAAGCACTTCGTCTACTCCAGCGTGCTAGGCACACAGCACAGAAATCTAATGCAGCACGATCTCAAAAGCCGAGTTGAGGAGCGACTGCTACTCAGTCCGCTCAACTATACCATCCTCCAGCCGACCAATTTCATGGACGTTTACCCAGTCGCCACCATTGCAGCCTTACACGATGACGAAGTAGAGTATCAGTGGAACCTCTTCAATCCGCATATCGCGAATAGTGTCATCGCACTGAAAGATCTTGCTGAAGCTGCGGCGCGCGTGCTGCTTGAGCGGGAAGCGCACTATCTAGCGCAATACCCACTCTGTTCGACGCTGCCAATATCGAATGTTGATGTTATAAAGATCATTGCCAGACGGCTGGGGAAGAAAATTACTGTCCCGACACCCTCGATTGAAGAGGGTGTTGATAAGGCGCTGGATCTGTTGTACGGTGGGAAGCAGAACGGGGTTTATTCCGGGGAGCAGGTGGATGGGGACTTGAGATGGCCGGCAGCGCAGGGGGATTTGCGGCCGGATATTACGAGGGATGAGGCGGAGAGGCTTGTGCTGTTTTATAGTCGGCGTGGGTTGAAGGGGAGCCCGAATGTGTTGAGGTGGTTGCTTGGGAGGGAGCCTACCAGTGTGGAGGCGTGGATTGAGGGGGAGTTGAATGGCAATGCTGAGTGA
- a CDS encoding uncharacterized protein (COG:M;~EggNog:ENOG410Q1HJ;~InterPro:IPR002110,IPR036770,IPR036047,IPR020683;~PFAM:PF12796,PF13637,PF13606;~TransMembrane:1 (o174-197i);~go_function: GO:0005515 - protein binding [Evidence IEA]) yields MTLKSDTWFLDLPQEVILSIADFTCIREINTLSQTCRLLHNILEPYLWRGNENNALLWASEHADQDTARKALQQGADINAPVPPTDKILFVYNWGGPDDKIYTQTGATSLTLAIAAGKEDMVRFLLQVDGIDVNCSNRDKEQLPPLILAMLAGNEEMVKMLLGVEDIDTEIREWYSYASPLMVASMLGLVGMAKLLLTYGAVDPDKGNCVAQSPLWLAVLRAMLRL; encoded by the coding sequence ATGACTCTGAAGTCCGACACTTGGTTTCTTGACCTTCCACAAGAGGTAatcctctccatcgccgaCTTTACATGCATCAGAGAGATCAACACGCTATCCCAAACATGTCGTCTCCTACACAACATCCTCGAGCCATATCTCTGGCGCGGTAACGAAAACAACGCCTTACTATGGGCCTCCGAGCACGCAGACCAGGATACAGCACGCAAAGCCCTGCAACAAGGCGCCGACATCAACGCCCCAGTCCCTCCGACCGATAAAATCCTCTTCGTATATAACTGGGGTGGACCTGACGACAAGATATACACCCAGACCGGAGCCACCTCGCTCACCCTGGCAATTGCCGCTggcaaggaggacatggTCCGCTTTCTGCTCCAGGTCGATGGCATCGACGTCAACTGCAGTAACCGGGACAAGGAACAGCTGCCGCCGCTGATTCTGGCGATGCTAGCCGGGAATGAAGAGATGGTTAAAATGCTGCTTGGTGTCGAGGACATCGATACTGAAATCCGGGAATGGTATTCGTACGCAAGTCCGTTGATGGTCGCTTCGATGCTGGGCCTGGTGGGGATGGCCAAGTTACTCCTCACGTATGGCGCCGTGGACCCTGATAAGGGGAATTGCGTTGCGCAGTCGCCGTTATGGCTTGCGGTGTTGCGGGCCatgttgaggttgtga